Proteins encoded together in one Riemerella anatipestifer window:
- the ligA gene encoding NAD-dependent DNA ligase LigA — protein sequence MSLDDIKYKIEELREELHQHNYNYYVLDTPSISDYEFDMMLEELKNLELAYPEFIDENSPTQRVGGGITKNFPTIEHRYRMYSLDNSYNFDNLSDWQNRLVKSLETDDIEYVAELKYDGASISILYENGALKQAVTRGDGFQGDEITANVKTISDIPLKIKGDYPNSFYIRGEIYLTKKNFALINQSREEEGLDLFMNPRNTASGSLKMQDSTEVRKRKLSAVLYQVVSEDTFVKTHWELLEQTKKWGFKTSQQAKLCKNLDEVKAFIDYWDKERQHLDFEIDGIVIKVNSLKQQQLLGYTAKSPRWAMAYKFKAEKVETQLESISYQVGRTGAITPVANLKPVLLAGTVVKRASLHNEDIIRKLNLHNQDFVYVEKGGEIIPKIVGVNEEKRQPNATLVEYISHCPECNTPLVRNEGEAAHFCPNEAHCPPQVVGKMIHYVSRKALNIENLGSETIEQLFREGLISNIADFYTLTKEQLLPLERMAEKSAQNILDGIEKSKQIPFEKVLFGLGIKHVGETVAKKLVKNFHTIDGLKKATLEELTEVEDVGIKIAESLVNYFQNEENIEILDRLKSYGIQLEQEENTNTKVSDALEGKTFLFTGKLSLFTREQAEEMVEKHGGKNISAVSKNLNYLVVGEKAGSKLKKAQTLGTVTILDEQEFLDLINTER from the coding sequence ATGTCCCTAGACGATATTAAGTATAAAATAGAGGAATTAAGAGAAGAGCTACATCAACACAATTATAACTATTATGTTTTAGATACTCCTAGTATTTCAGACTATGAATTTGATATGATGCTAGAAGAGTTGAAAAACTTAGAACTCGCTTACCCAGAATTTATAGATGAAAACTCTCCTACACAAAGAGTTGGTGGAGGTATTACAAAAAATTTCCCTACGATAGAACATCGTTACCGAATGTACTCTCTAGATAACTCTTATAATTTTGATAATTTATCAGATTGGCAAAATCGTTTAGTTAAAAGTTTAGAAACCGATGATATAGAGTATGTAGCAGAACTTAAGTACGACGGAGCTTCTATCTCTATACTTTATGAAAACGGAGCATTAAAACAGGCTGTTACTAGAGGCGATGGTTTCCAAGGCGATGAAATCACCGCTAATGTAAAAACGATTTCGGACATTCCGCTAAAGATTAAGGGTGATTACCCAAACTCTTTCTACATCAGAGGAGAAATCTATCTTACGAAAAAGAATTTCGCACTCATCAATCAGTCTCGGGAAGAGGAAGGTTTAGACCTTTTTATGAACCCTAGAAATACTGCTAGTGGAAGCCTTAAAATGCAAGACAGTACGGAGGTTAGAAAAAGAAAACTTTCAGCGGTGCTTTATCAAGTAGTTTCGGAGGATACCTTTGTAAAAACACATTGGGAACTTTTAGAACAGACTAAAAAATGGGGATTCAAAACCTCACAACAAGCCAAACTTTGCAAAAATTTAGACGAAGTAAAAGCCTTTATTGATTATTGGGATAAAGAAAGACAACATCTTGATTTCGAAATAGATGGTATTGTAATTAAGGTTAATAGCCTTAAACAACAACAACTGCTAGGTTATACCGCTAAATCTCCAAGATGGGCAATGGCCTATAAATTTAAAGCAGAAAAGGTAGAAACACAACTAGAAAGTATCTCCTACCAAGTAGGGCGTACTGGAGCCATAACTCCTGTAGCCAACTTAAAACCAGTGCTCCTAGCAGGAACGGTAGTAAAAAGAGCCTCTCTACACAACGAGGATATTATAAGAAAACTCAACCTGCACAATCAAGATTTTGTTTATGTAGAAAAAGGCGGAGAAATTATCCCAAAAATTGTGGGTGTTAATGAGGAAAAAAGACAACCAAATGCAACATTAGTAGAATACATCAGCCATTGTCCAGAGTGCAATACGCCACTGGTGAGAAACGAAGGCGAAGCCGCACATTTTTGTCCCAACGAAGCCCATTGTCCTCCACAGGTAGTTGGAAAAATGATACATTATGTTTCCAGAAAAGCCCTCAATATAGAAAATTTAGGCTCCGAAACTATAGAACAACTTTTCAGAGAAGGACTTATTTCCAATATCGCCGATTTTTACACCCTAACCAAAGAACAGTTGTTGCCACTAGAAAGAATGGCAGAAAAATCTGCTCAGAACATTTTGGACGGTATTGAAAAATCCAAACAAATTCCATTTGAAAAAGTGCTATTTGGCTTAGGAATTAAACATGTAGGTGAAACTGTAGCCAAAAAATTGGTAAAAAACTTTCATACTATTGACGGACTAAAAAAAGCTACTTTAGAGGAACTCACAGAAGTAGAAGATGTAGGAATAAAGATAGCTGAAAGCCTCGTTAATTACTTTCAGAATGAAGAAAATATTGAAATCTTAGATAGACTAAAATCTTACGGTATCCAACTGGAACAAGAAGAAAATACCAACACAAAAGTAAGTGATGCTTTAGAAGGTAAGACCTTTCTATTTACTGGCAAATTATCCCTATTCACTCGAGAGCAAGCCGAGGAAATGGTAGAAAAGCATGGTGGCAAAAACATTTCCGCGGTATCCAAAAACCTCAACTATTTGGTGGTGGGTGAAAAAGCAGGAAGCAAACTTAAAAAAGCCCAAACTCTAGGCACAGTAACCATATTAGACGAACAAGAATTTTTGGATTTGATAAATACTGAGAGGTAA
- a CDS encoding TonB-dependent receptor plug domain-containing protein: protein MKNSLQKKSYLLTASVLFFAGGEFYGQSKKDSVKTKQVEEVVLLGSRSGARSKTDSPVPVDVFDVQKMSVTLPQTNINQMLNVVAPSFTSTVQTGADGTDHLDPAQLRGLGPDQVLVLVNGKRRHTSALINVNGTPGRGTVGTDLNAIPAFALSKLEVLRDGASAQYGSDAIAGVMNLNLKRNTGKLEGQLSFGVNPSKASNNHTKGIDGETFQIDLNYGNKIGSKGGFYNLTWSSQFRNPTYRANEEEGKIFNAYNAIERRAAEGGVNLSSLFTNINTTPNQQQLVDYIHNYSQKVSYFSSDFQSKIQGANSISSLQKILSEDVTNQELAYRGLNRKDFNMLVGQSKLSTHQFFANIEVPLNDVWKVYTFGGYSFRNGTSGGFYRKPNQFRTFTGLNLDGFLPNITTNIEDLSLAAGIKGSLGEWRVDFSNTFGQNSFDYNVKNSGNTSLRFNSPSEFDAGGLRFLQNTLNLDVYRSYDVWEGLNLAFGAEQRTENFKIRAGEPVSYLTYDVFGNPQTAQTLSLQKPTDFFGNVLPGGSQVFGGFRAENAGSNGRSSYAFYADVEANFTKRVLVAAAARFENYSDFGSTLNYKLASRIKATDNLNFRLAGSTGFRAPSVHQIYYNTTSTLLVNGQLQEVGTFNNYSQIANLLGIPKLKQETSQSVSAGFTYRIPSVRLNITGDAYFTRINNRIVLTDTFRAGSNTELQNLFTQANVNAAQFFANAIDTETKGLDVVVSHDFKSGDFKLTNDFALNLSQTRRVGEIHSSPVLKVAGLDDTYFSERSRVYVEEAIPRFKAGLSHNFSYKKLNVYLRNSYFGKVTGADVVDANGDGVTLPNEHQIMTDRVVTDLSIGYAFSPKITFTLGANNLFDVYPSRNLPVSTSNGQFVYTRATSQFGLNGRYVFSRLSFNF, encoded by the coding sequence ATGAAAAATTCATTACAAAAGAAGTCTTATCTCCTTACAGCCTCAGTGCTATTTTTTGCAGGAGGTGAATTTTATGGGCAGAGTAAAAAAGATTCTGTAAAAACTAAACAAGTAGAAGAGGTAGTACTACTAGGGAGCCGTTCTGGAGCTCGCTCTAAAACGGATAGTCCTGTTCCGGTAGATGTGTTTGATGTTCAGAAAATGAGCGTTACATTACCTCAAACCAATATCAACCAAATGCTGAATGTAGTAGCTCCATCATTTACTTCCACCGTACAAACGGGAGCCGACGGTACAGACCACCTAGACCCTGCACAGCTTAGAGGTTTAGGTCCAGACCAAGTGTTGGTATTAGTTAATGGTAAAAGGAGACACACTTCTGCTCTCATCAATGTTAATGGGACGCCAGGTAGAGGTACTGTAGGTACTGACCTTAACGCTATACCAGCCTTTGCACTTAGTAAATTAGAAGTACTTAGAGATGGGGCTTCGGCACAGTATGGTTCTGATGCCATTGCGGGAGTAATGAACCTCAATCTTAAAAGAAATACAGGTAAATTAGAGGGGCAGCTCTCATTTGGAGTTAATCCAAGTAAAGCTTCTAATAATCACACCAAAGGGATAGATGGAGAAACCTTTCAGATAGATTTAAACTACGGTAATAAAATAGGTTCTAAAGGAGGTTTCTATAACCTTACTTGGTCATCTCAATTCAGAAATCCTACCTACCGTGCCAACGAGGAAGAAGGGAAAATCTTTAATGCTTATAATGCTATAGAACGAAGAGCGGCAGAGGGAGGCGTTAATCTATCCTCACTATTTACAAATATCAATACCACGCCCAACCAGCAGCAATTGGTAGATTATATTCACAATTACTCTCAAAAGGTATCCTACTTTTCGTCTGATTTCCAAAGTAAAATACAGGGAGCGAATAGTATTAGTAGCTTACAAAAAATTTTGTCGGAAGACGTGACCAATCAAGAACTAGCATACAGAGGTCTTAACCGAAAAGATTTTAATATGCTCGTAGGACAATCCAAACTTAGTACCCATCAATTTTTTGCTAATATAGAAGTCCCATTGAATGATGTATGGAAAGTCTATACCTTTGGTGGATATAGTTTCAGAAATGGAACTTCAGGAGGTTTCTATAGAAAGCCTAATCAGTTCCGAACTTTTACAGGGCTTAATTTAGATGGTTTTCTTCCGAATATTACTACTAATATAGAAGACCTTTCATTAGCAGCTGGTATCAAAGGAAGTCTAGGAGAATGGCGTGTGGATTTTAGTAATACTTTTGGGCAAAATAGCTTTGATTATAATGTGAAAAACTCAGGTAATACCTCATTGAGATTTAACTCTCCAAGCGAATTTGATGCAGGTGGACTACGCTTTCTTCAAAATACACTTAACCTAGATGTTTATAGAAGTTATGATGTTTGGGAAGGACTTAATTTAGCCTTCGGAGCAGAACAAAGAACTGAAAATTTCAAAATTAGAGCAGGAGAGCCAGTATCTTATCTTACTTATGATGTTTTTGGAAATCCTCAAACGGCACAAACACTTAGCTTACAAAAGCCTACTGATTTCTTTGGCAATGTATTGCCAGGTGGCTCTCAGGTATTTGGAGGCTTCCGTGCAGAGAATGCGGGTAGCAATGGTAGAAGTTCTTATGCTTTCTATGCAGATGTGGAAGCCAATTTCACTAAAAGGGTTTTAGTTGCAGCTGCAGCACGTTTTGAAAACTATTCAGACTTTGGTTCTACACTAAACTATAAATTAGCTTCTAGGATAAAAGCTACGGATAATCTTAATTTTCGTCTAGCGGGTTCTACGGGGTTTAGAGCACCATCTGTACACCAAATTTATTATAATACCACTTCTACATTATTAGTTAATGGACAGCTACAAGAGGTGGGAACTTTTAATAATTATTCCCAAATTGCTAATCTTTTAGGTATTCCTAAACTAAAACAAGAAACTTCACAATCGGTAAGTGCAGGATTTACCTATCGTATTCCATCTGTAAGGTTAAATATTACAGGAGATGCTTATTTTACACGTATCAACAATAGGATTGTGCTTACAGATACATTCAGAGCGGGTTCTAATACAGAGCTTCAGAATCTATTTACACAGGCTAATGTAAATGCAGCACAGTTTTTTGCTAATGCCATAGATACGGAAACCAAAGGGTTAGATGTAGTGGTAAGCCACGATTTTAAGAGCGGAGATTTTAAACTTACCAATGATTTTGCTCTTAACCTTAGCCAAACAAGGAGGGTAGGAGAAATACACTCTTCACCAGTGCTTAAAGTAGCGGGTTTAGATGATACTTATTTTTCTGAGCGCTCTAGGGTTTATGTAGAAGAAGCCATTCCTAGATTTAAAGCGGGGCTTTCCCATAACTTTAGTTACAAAAAACTAAATGTTTACTTAAGAAATAGCTATTTCGGAAAAGTAACGGGAGCTGATGTAGTAGATGCAAACGGCGATGGTGTTACGTTGCCTAACGAGCACCAAATAATGACGGATAGAGTAGTTACAGATTTATCTATCGGATATGCTTTTTCTCCTAAAATTACCTTTACGCTAGGAGCTAACAACCTATTTGATGTTTATCCTAGCCGAAATCTTCCTGTTTCTACTAGTAATGGACAGTTTGTTTATACAAGAGCAACCTCGCAGTTTGGACTTAACGGAAGATATGTATTTTCTAGATTAAGCTTCAACTTTTAA